Within Candidatus Binataceae bacterium, the genomic segment GCTGTTTGATCTGACCGGCCGGGTCGCGATGGTCACCGGTGGTAATCGCGGTATTGGGCGCGGTCTCGCCCTGGCGCTGGCCGAAGCGGGCGCGGCGGTCGCGATCCTCGCGCGCGACGCCGACAAGAACGCGGCGACCCTCGCCGATTTGCGCGCGCTCGGCGCGCCGGCGATCGCGTTGCAGATCGATCTGGCCGATCGCGCCGCGCTCAAGCCTGCTCTCGACAGCGTCACGCGTGAGCTCGGCGACGTCGATATTCTCGTCAACAACGCCGCCTTCGCGATCCTCAAGGGTATCCTCGAGCAGACTCCCGAGGAGTGGGACAGCGTGATGGCGGTCAACCTCAACGCCGGCTTTCTGCTCTCGAAGTATGTGGCCGAAGCGATGGTCCGGCGGGGTCGCGGCGGCAAGATCATCAATGTCAGCAGTATCGTCGCCAATGCCGGCACCCCGATTTTTCCCTCTTATGCCGTCGCCAAGGGCGGGATTCAAACTTTGACCCGCTGCCTCGCGCTCGAGCTTGCGCCGCACAATATCCAGGTCAACTCGCTGATGCCCGGATGGTTCGATACCGATATGACCGACTGGATTCGCAACGGCCCGGAATATGCCGAATTGCTGAAGGAGATGGTGACGCGGACGCCGCGCGGACGCTTCGGCGAGCCGCAAGAGCTCGCCGGCGCCGTGGTCTTCCTGGC encodes:
- a CDS encoding SDR family oxidoreductase, giving the protein MTKPMATSNRLFDLTGRVAMVTGGNRGIGRGLALALAEAGAAVAILARDADKNAATLADLRALGAPAIALQIDLADRAALKPALDSVTRELGDVDILVNNAAFAILKGILEQTPEEWDSVMAVNLNAGFLLSKYVAEAMVRRGRGGKIINVSSIVANAGTPIFPSYAVAKGGIQTLTRCLALELAPHNIQVNSLMPGWFDTDMTDWIRNGPEYAELLKEMVTRTPRGRFGEPQELAGAVVFLASRASDHMTGADLIIDGGFSVR